From Streptomyces sp. TLI_105, the proteins below share one genomic window:
- a CDS encoding transporter yields MSASTTAPAPSLTSVFVRLKLSLLRNGLRQSGGRTAAYIMSIVFGAAFAAGIVLAFVLLRGHAAAATVAVLVAGVLALSWTVMPLFIPSGDETLDPSRLVMLPLRPRPLVRALLVASLVGVGPVLTFVLVLGAALSLAHGAAGTVVAVLGVPLATVTCVALSRSVAAANIRLLTSRKGRDLALLSGLVIAVGMQFVNFGAQRLGRAGGLDPLEPVAAVVGWLPPAAAIGAVDSASRGDHAVAAARLLLTAAVLVALVYWWRRSLVRLMVEPDGSTIGAASDAAARDGSGGSGLLARILPAGRTGTVMERSLRYVWRDPKTKAAWVTSLAIGLIVPLFNAFQGGGSIYFACFASGMLGMLMYNQFGQDTSAFWMVAQTIATPADAYAELRARALALLSITVPYTVLVTAVTAGVLGDWGKFPEGLGLAFGLLGAMVGTGAVTSARFPYSVPQDSGYKNVVPGQAGLAWISIFGGMITAAVLSSPLIAATIYLHVSDRQSLLWLLLPAGPLYGALLVLAGLKLAAPRTAGRLPEILAAVSKG; encoded by the coding sequence ATGAGCGCCTCCACCACCGCCCCCGCGCCGTCCCTCACGTCCGTCTTCGTACGGCTCAAGCTGTCGCTGCTGCGGAACGGGCTGCGGCAGTCCGGCGGGCGGACCGCCGCGTACATCATGTCGATCGTCTTCGGCGCCGCCTTCGCCGCCGGCATAGTGCTGGCCTTCGTCCTGCTGCGGGGCCACGCGGCCGCCGCCACCGTCGCGGTCCTCGTCGCCGGGGTCCTCGCGCTGTCCTGGACGGTCATGCCGCTGTTCATCCCGAGCGGCGACGAGACGCTGGACCCCTCGCGGCTCGTGATGCTGCCGCTGCGGCCCCGGCCGCTGGTGCGGGCGCTGCTCGTGGCCTCCCTCGTGGGCGTCGGGCCCGTCCTCACCTTCGTACTGGTCCTCGGCGCGGCCCTGTCCCTCGCGCACGGCGCGGCCGGCACCGTCGTCGCCGTCCTCGGCGTGCCGCTCGCGACCGTGACGTGCGTGGCGCTGTCCCGGTCCGTGGCCGCCGCCAACATCCGGCTCCTCACCTCCCGCAAGGGCCGGGACCTGGCCCTGCTGAGCGGCCTGGTCATCGCGGTCGGCATGCAGTTCGTGAACTTCGGCGCCCAGCGGCTCGGCCGGGCCGGGGGCCTGGACCCCCTGGAGCCGGTGGCGGCCGTCGTGGGCTGGCTGCCGCCGGCCGCCGCGATCGGCGCCGTCGACTCCGCGAGCCGGGGCGACCACGCGGTGGCGGCGGCCCGGCTGCTGCTCACGGCGGCGGTCCTCGTGGCGCTCGTGTACTGGTGGCGGCGGAGCCTGGTGCGGCTGATGGTCGAGCCGGACGGCTCCACGATCGGCGCGGCCTCCGACGCGGCCGCCCGTGACGGGTCCGGCGGCTCGGGGCTGCTCGCCCGGATCCTCCCGGCCGGGCGCACCGGCACCGTCATGGAGCGCAGCCTGCGGTACGTCTGGCGGGACCCGAAGACGAAGGCGGCGTGGGTGACCTCGCTCGCCATCGGCCTGATCGTGCCGCTCTTCAACGCCTTCCAGGGCGGGGGCTCGATCTACTTCGCCTGCTTCGCCTCCGGCATGCTCGGCATGCTGATGTACAACCAGTTCGGACAGGACACCTCGGCGTTCTGGATGGTCGCGCAGACCATCGCGACGCCGGCCGACGCGTACGCCGAACTCAGGGCGCGGGCCCTGGCCCTGCTGTCGATCACGGTGCCGTACACGGTGCTCGTGACGGCGGTGACGGCCGGTGTCCTCGGTGACTGGGGGAAGTTCCCCGAGGGCCTCGGCCTGGCGTTCGGCCTGCTCGGCGCGATGGTCGGGACGGGCGCGGTGACCTCGGCGCGCTTCCCGTACTCGGTCCCCCAGGACAGCGGCTACAAGAACGTGGTGCCGGGGCAGGCCGGGCTGGCCTGGATCTCGATCTTCGGCGGCATGATCACGGCGGCGGTGCTGAGCTCCCCGCTCATCGCCGCGACGATCTACCTCCACGTCTCCGACCGGCAGTCCCTGCTGTGGCTCCTCCTCCCGGCCGGACCGCTCTACGGCGCGCTCCTCGTCCTCGCGGGCCTCAAGCTGGCGGCCCCGCGCACGGCGGGACGCCTGCCGGAGATCCTGGCGGCGGTCAGCAAGGGGTAG
- a CDS encoding ABC transporter ATP-binding protein: MPDQAFDGAFDRAGTAPGEGAVPAVRVEGLWKRFGQQIAVNGIDLVLPAGRFIGLVGPNGAGKTTTLSMITGLLRPDQGRILVAGHDVWADPESVAQVKARIGILPEGLRLFERLSGRELLAYSGRLRGLPGAEVDKRAAQLLDVLDLTGSQNKLVVDYSTGMRKKIGLAAALLHNPEVLFLDEPFEGVDPVSAQTIRGVLERYTSSGATVVFSSHVMELVESLCDWVAVMAAGQIRAQGPLAEVRGPAPSLQAAFLELVGANGREAAGDSLDWLGGGAGSGGAR, from the coding sequence ATGCCTGACCAGGCATTTGACGGAGCGTTCGACAGAGCGGGCACCGCACCGGGGGAAGGTGCGGTGCCCGCCGTGCGCGTCGAGGGGCTGTGGAAGCGCTTCGGACAGCAGATCGCGGTGAACGGGATCGACCTCGTCCTGCCCGCCGGCCGGTTCATCGGGCTCGTGGGGCCCAACGGAGCCGGCAAGACCACCACCCTCTCCATGATCACCGGCCTGCTGCGGCCCGACCAGGGGCGGATCCTCGTCGCCGGCCACGACGTGTGGGCCGACCCGGAGTCGGTCGCCCAGGTCAAGGCCCGCATCGGCATCCTGCCGGAGGGCCTGCGGCTCTTCGAGCGCCTCTCGGGCCGTGAACTCCTCGCCTACAGCGGCCGGCTGCGCGGACTGCCCGGTGCCGAGGTCGACAAGCGGGCGGCGCAGCTCCTCGACGTCCTCGACCTGACCGGCTCGCAGAACAAGCTGGTCGTCGACTACTCCACCGGCATGCGGAAGAAGATCGGCCTCGCCGCCGCGCTCCTGCACAACCCCGAGGTCCTCTTCCTCGACGAGCCCTTCGAGGGCGTCGACCCGGTCTCCGCGCAGACCATCCGCGGCGTCCTGGAGCGGTACACCTCCTCCGGCGCGACCGTCGTCTTCTCCAGCCACGTCATGGAGCTCGTCGAGTCCCTCTGCGACTGGGTCGCCGTCATGGCGGCCGGCCAGATCCGGGCACAGGGCCCGCTGGCCGAGGTCCGGGGCCCCGCGCCCTCCCTCCAGGCGGCGTTCCTGGAGCTCGTCGGCGCGAACGGCCGCGAGGCGGCCGGGGACTCGCTGGACTGGCTGGGCGGCGGGGCGGGTTCGGGCGGGGCCCGGTGA
- a CDS encoding bifunctional DNA primase/polymerase gives MLTVEETMGVTEAAQIPKQRGEQLLDSAVRYAEERHWDVFPGTWLEAVEGRERCSCGADACAVPGAHAVRPDWSTQATGSGVGARRMWSKTPKASILLPTGRTFDAIEVSESAGFLALARMERMELTLGPVTCTPDRRMYFFVLPGAAAKVPDLVRKLGWAPASIDLVTRGEGHYVAAPPTRIGGFGAVQWARRPTPANRWLPDAEELISALAYACGREAAEARSRAQ, from the coding sequence GTGCTCACCGTGGAAGAGACCATGGGAGTCACGGAAGCCGCACAGATCCCCAAGCAGCGGGGCGAGCAGCTGCTGGACAGCGCCGTGCGGTACGCGGAAGAGCGGCACTGGGACGTGTTTCCCGGGACCTGGCTGGAAGCCGTCGAAGGCAGGGAGCGCTGCTCCTGCGGCGCGGACGCGTGCGCCGTGCCCGGCGCCCACGCGGTCAGGCCCGACTGGTCGACCCAGGCGACCGGGAGCGGGGTCGGGGCGCGGCGGATGTGGTCGAAGACGCCGAAGGCGTCGATCCTGCTGCCGACCGGCCGCACCTTCGACGCGATCGAGGTGTCCGAGTCGGCCGGCTTCCTGGCCCTCGCCCGCATGGAGCGCATGGAGCTGACGCTCGGCCCGGTGACCTGCACCCCGGACCGCCGCATGTACTTCTTCGTGCTCCCCGGCGCCGCCGCCAAGGTCCCGGACCTCGTCCGCAAGCTCGGCTGGGCCCCGGCCTCCATCGACCTCGTCACGCGCGGCGAGGGCCACTACGTGGCGGCCCCGCCCACCCGGATCGGCGGCTTCGGCGCGGTCCAGTGGGCGCGGCGCCCCACCCCGGCGAACCGCTGGCTGCCGGACGCGGAGGAGCTGATCAGCGCCCTCGCGTACGCGTGCGGCCGGGAGGCGGCGGAGGCCCGGAGCCGCGCGCAGTGA